Proteins co-encoded in one Gadus morhua chromosome 6, gadMor3.0, whole genome shotgun sequence genomic window:
- the dusp2 gene encoding dual specificity protein phosphatase 2 isoform X1: protein MISNNEPWEITGNELLPILRSSEQFSSEGCMVLDCRPFLAFSKAHIRQSSNVHWNSLLRRRSKSSVVCLEWLIADKTLVGKLRRGEFSPVVVVDDNSHLMAQLKHESLANMLLSALRAEVPRSSVQICFLKGGFATFVEAYPELCSTSPGSGPPAADSEPTAPERKTPSYDQEGPVELLPFLFLGSALHSSRREALVAAGITAVLNVSSTCPSLYEGELRYLRLNVEDSLLTDIRACFSQAIAFIGEQLGSAPPSGSGAYLLSEAYSVKEQGGRVLVHCQAGISRSATICLAYLMHARQVRLQEAYDFVQQRRRVISPNLAFMGQLLQFETDVLCRG, encoded by the exons ATGATTTCAAACAATGAGCCGTGGGAAATAACAGGCAACGAACTGCTTCCAATTCTCAGAAGTTCGGAGCAGTTTTCTTCTGAGGGCTGCATGGTGCTTGACTGCAGACCGTTCCTTGCCTTCTCCAAAGCGCACATACGACAGTCCAGTAATGTCCACTGGAACTCGCTGCTGCGCCGGCGGTCCAAGAGCTCCGTTGTCTGCCTGGAGTGGTTGATAGCGGACAAGACGCTTGTCGGAAAGTTACGCCGCGGGGAATTCTCGCCGGTAGTGGTGGTAGATGACAACAGCCACCTCATGGCACAACTGAAGCACGAAAGCCTAGCCAACATGTTGCTGAGTGCACTAAGAGCAGAGGTCCCGAGAAGCTCTGTGCAGATATGTTTCCTAAAAG gtGGATTTGCGACTTTCGTTGAGGCTTATCCCGAGCTGTGTTCCACCTCCCCTGGAAGCGGGCCCCCCGCAGCGGATTCAGAACCCACGGCGCCAGAGCGGAAGACTCCCTCGTATGATCAG GAGGGTCCGGTGGAGCTGCTGCCCTTCCTGTTCTTGGGCAGCGCCCTGCACTCGTCTCGCAGGGAGGCGCTGGTGGCGGCGGGCATCACGGCCGTGCTGAACGTGTCGTCCACCTGCCCCAGCCTGTACGAGGGGGAGCTGCGGTACCTGCGGCTCAACGTGGAGGACAGCCTGCTCACAGACATCCGGGCCTGCTTCTCACAGGCCATCGCCTTCATAGGTGAGCAGCTgggctctgcccccccctctggCAGTGGGGCCTACCTGCTTTCCGAAGCAT acTCTGTGAAGGAGCAGGGAGGCCGTGTGCTGGTGCATTGCCAGGCGGGAATCTCCCGCTCCGCCACCATCTGTCTGGCCTACCTCATGCACGCCCGCCAAGTGCGCCTGCAGGAGGCCTACGACTTTGtgcagcagcggcggcgcgTCATCTCCCCCAACCTGGCCTTCATGGG
- the dusp2 gene encoding dual specificity protein phosphatase 2 isoform X2 codes for MISNNEPWEITGNELLPILRSSEQFSSEGCMVLDCRPFLAFSKAHIRQSSNVHWNSLLRRRSKSSVVCLEWLIADKTLVGKLRRGEFSPVVVVDDNSHLMAQLKHESLANMLLSALRAEVPRSSVQICFLKGGFATFVEAYPELCSTSPGSGPPAADSEPTAPERKTPSYDQEGPVELLPFLFLGSALHSSRREALVAAGITAVLNVSSTCPSLYEGELRYLRLNVEDSLLTDIRACFSQAIAFIDSVKEQGGRVLVHCQAGISRSATICLAYLMHARQVRLQEAYDFVQQRRRVISPNLAFMGQLLQFETDVLCRG; via the exons ATGATTTCAAACAATGAGCCGTGGGAAATAACAGGCAACGAACTGCTTCCAATTCTCAGAAGTTCGGAGCAGTTTTCTTCTGAGGGCTGCATGGTGCTTGACTGCAGACCGTTCCTTGCCTTCTCCAAAGCGCACATACGACAGTCCAGTAATGTCCACTGGAACTCGCTGCTGCGCCGGCGGTCCAAGAGCTCCGTTGTCTGCCTGGAGTGGTTGATAGCGGACAAGACGCTTGTCGGAAAGTTACGCCGCGGGGAATTCTCGCCGGTAGTGGTGGTAGATGACAACAGCCACCTCATGGCACAACTGAAGCACGAAAGCCTAGCCAACATGTTGCTGAGTGCACTAAGAGCAGAGGTCCCGAGAAGCTCTGTGCAGATATGTTTCCTAAAAG gtGGATTTGCGACTTTCGTTGAGGCTTATCCCGAGCTGTGTTCCACCTCCCCTGGAAGCGGGCCCCCCGCAGCGGATTCAGAACCCACGGCGCCAGAGCGGAAGACTCCCTCGTATGATCAG GAGGGTCCGGTGGAGCTGCTGCCCTTCCTGTTCTTGGGCAGCGCCCTGCACTCGTCTCGCAGGGAGGCGCTGGTGGCGGCGGGCATCACGGCCGTGCTGAACGTGTCGTCCACCTGCCCCAGCCTGTACGAGGGGGAGCTGCGGTACCTGCGGCTCAACGTGGAGGACAGCCTGCTCACAGACATCCGGGCCTGCTTCTCACAGGCCATCGCCTTCATAG acTCTGTGAAGGAGCAGGGAGGCCGTGTGCTGGTGCATTGCCAGGCGGGAATCTCCCGCTCCGCCACCATCTGTCTGGCCTACCTCATGCACGCCCGCCAAGTGCGCCTGCAGGAGGCCTACGACTTTGtgcagcagcggcggcgcgTCATCTCCCCCAACCTGGCCTTCATGGG